One genomic segment of Catalinimonas alkaloidigena includes these proteins:
- a CDS encoding XRE family transcriptional regulator: MEERILSLRRLLNLSQKDFANKISITQAALSQIESGKTMLSVSTMYSLIRAFELRTDWLLFGQGEIFSHQKIDTARGTPPNSQNTSNQLIPFVDKDAEAGYPDNCADSEYIKTLGAYRIPGFEEGKFRMFNISGDSMHPHLCENEVVITEAVDKIESIQENQLCVIISSDGIVAKRVFHDNNNTLLLKSDNPKYKAYKLAYSDVIEIWEIKGKITTEFLNKTKGSTDERLFTHRLEELEKTVDILKSALKLDGRVRENGELKPVKKDED; this comes from the coding sequence ATGGAAGAGCGTATTTTAAGCTTACGTAGGCTACTAAACCTTTCTCAAAAAGATTTTGCCAATAAGATCTCTATTACGCAGGCTGCGCTTTCTCAAATAGAAAGTGGTAAAACTATGCTTTCTGTTTCCACAATGTATAGCCTCATTAGAGCGTTTGAGCTACGGACTGACTGGTTACTTTTTGGCCAGGGGGAAATTTTCTCACACCAGAAAATTGATACGGCCCGGGGTACTCCTCCTAATTCGCAAAATACTTCTAACCAGCTGATTCCTTTTGTAGATAAGGATGCTGAGGCTGGTTATCCGGATAATTGTGCGGATTCAGAGTACATTAAAACCCTGGGAGCCTATCGCATTCCCGGCTTTGAGGAGGGAAAGTTTCGCATGTTTAATATCAGTGGTGACAGCATGCACCCTCACCTCTGCGAAAATGAGGTGGTGATCACTGAGGCCGTGGACAAAATTGAGAGCATACAGGAAAATCAGCTTTGTGTGATTATTTCCAGCGATGGTATTGTTGCCAAAAGAGTATTTCATGACAACAATAATACGTTATTGCTCAAGAGTGATAACCCTAAATACAAAGCATATAAGCTGGCTTATAGTGACGTGATAGAGATCTGGGAAATTAAAGGAAAGATCACGACTGAATTTCTAAATAAAACTAAGGGAAGTACAGATGAAAGGCTTTTTACCCACAGGCTAGAAGAGTTAGAAAAAACCGTAGACATACTAAAATCAGCTCTTAAGCTAGATGGAAGAGTTCGTGAAAATGGGGAGCTAAAACCTGTAAAAAAAGATGAAGACTGA
- the rny gene encoding ribonuclease Y, whose protein sequence is MSEMIFLLLAVAIGSLGAGIFIGKGLSNKSNLDQERKLQSREEAVKEKEQKLKEEADFIVREAKINAENIKKEKIYEAKEKYLKLKSDFEEESNRKKNILVTNENKLKQREQHLREQMEKVKTQEAELRTKEEMLESQQELVKKKQSELDKIKQQQVTILEKAASLTAEEAKHQLMESLEAEARTQASAHIKNIIEEAKLSATKEAKKVVLETIQRTATEHAIENCVSVFNIESDDIKGKIIGREGRNIRALEAATGVEIIVDDTPEAIIISGFDPVRREIARLSLHRLVTDGRIHPARIEEVVAKTTKNMEEEIIEIGERTAIDLGIHGLHPELIRMVGRMRFRSSYGQNLLQHSREVANLAATMASELGLAPKLAKRAGLLHDIGKVWPEEPELPHAILGMKLAEKYNEHPEVCNAIGAHHDEIEMTSIVSPIIQACDAISGSRPGARREVVDSYIQRLKDLESLGMDFDGVSKCYAIQAGRELRVIVDAEHVTDDQAGTLSYEISRKIEKDMQYPGQVKVTVIREMRSISYAK, encoded by the coding sequence ATGAGTGAAATGATATTTCTACTGTTAGCCGTAGCCATTGGTTCGCTGGGCGCAGGTATATTCATCGGCAAAGGCCTTTCTAATAAATCCAACTTAGACCAGGAAAGAAAACTTCAAAGCAGGGAAGAGGCAGTCAAAGAAAAGGAGCAAAAACTCAAGGAAGAAGCGGATTTTATCGTCCGTGAAGCCAAGATCAATGCGGAGAATATCAAGAAAGAGAAGATTTATGAGGCGAAAGAGAAATACTTAAAACTAAAATCTGACTTTGAGGAAGAGTCTAATCGCAAGAAAAACATACTGGTTACTAATGAGAATAAGCTAAAGCAGCGTGAACAGCATCTGAGGGAGCAAATGGAAAAAGTAAAAACTCAGGAAGCTGAACTCAGGACCAAAGAAGAAATGCTGGAGTCTCAGCAAGAACTCGTAAAAAAGAAACAGTCCGAACTTGATAAAATCAAGCAGCAGCAGGTGACTATACTCGAGAAGGCGGCAAGCCTTACTGCTGAAGAAGCGAAGCACCAGCTAATGGAAAGCCTGGAAGCGGAAGCTCGTACGCAGGCATCAGCTCATATCAAAAATATTATTGAAGAAGCTAAGCTTTCGGCTACCAAAGAGGCTAAGAAGGTGGTGCTGGAGACTATTCAGCGCACAGCTACTGAGCACGCTATAGAGAACTGTGTTTCAGTTTTTAATATTGAAAGTGACGACATTAAGGGTAAAATTATCGGTCGTGAGGGTCGGAATATTCGTGCCCTAGAAGCTGCAACGGGAGTAGAGATTATCGTAGATGATACTCCGGAAGCTATTATTATTTCCGGTTTTGACCCTGTTCGCAGAGAGATTGCCCGCCTTTCTCTTCATCGCCTCGTGACGGATGGCCGCATCCATCCTGCACGTATAGAGGAAGTGGTAGCCAAGACTACCAAGAATATGGAGGAAGAGATTATTGAGATTGGTGAGCGTACAGCCATTGACCTGGGTATTCATGGACTACATCCCGAATTGATTCGGATGGTGGGACGTATGCGCTTTCGTTCCTCTTACGGACAAAATTTGTTACAGCACTCTCGCGAAGTAGCTAACCTGGCTGCTACTATGGCTTCCGAACTTGGCCTGGCCCCCAAGCTCGCCAAACGTGCAGGTTTACTACATGATATTGGTAAAGTGTGGCCGGAAGAGCCGGAATTGCCGCATGCAATACTAGGAATGAAACTGGCCGAAAAATACAATGAGCACCCTGAAGTATGTAATGCCATAGGGGCCCACCATGATGAAATTGAAATGACATCTATTGTCTCTCCTATTATTCAGGCCTGTGACGCAATATCGGGATCGCGTCCTGGTGCTCGTCGTGAAGTAGTAGATTCTTATATTCAGCGCCTGAAGGACCTAGAATCGCTGGGTATGGACTTTGATGGCGTGAGCAAATGTTACGCCATTCAGGCAGGAAGAGAGCTGAGGGTTATCGTAGATGCAGAACATGTCACTGATGATCAGGCAGGCACATTATCGTACGAAATCTCCCGTAAGATAGAGAAAGACATGCAGTATCCCGGACAAGTTAAGGTGACAGTAATCCGCGAGATGCGCTCAATTAGCTATGCTAAATAA
- a CDS encoding cell division protein ZapA, giving the protein MGELSIKIRIGDREYPMKIEAEEEEQIRKAGRMVNEQLRRYKDRFGTNDKQDLLAMVAFDAFMEKIDYERTLSDMEERVSDKLGNLNKLISRALTPERSV; this is encoded by the coding sequence ATGGGTGAACTTTCAATAAAGATAAGAATAGGTGACCGAGAATACCCCATGAAGATTGAGGCAGAGGAGGAGGAGCAAATCAGAAAGGCCGGGCGAATGGTCAACGAACAGTTGCGTAGGTATAAAGATCGCTTTGGTACTAATGATAAACAGGATTTGCTGGCAATGGTTGCCTTTGATGCTTTCATGGAAAAAATAGACTATGAGAGAACACTTTCTGATATGGAAGAGAGGGTTTCAGACAAATTGGGTAATCTTAATAAGCTAATTAGCCGCGCCCTTACGCCTGAGCGTAGTGTCTGA
- the pheT gene encoding phenylalanine--tRNA ligase subunit beta, whose translation MKISVNWLQDYINFDQNTEEISHRLTMSGLEVEGIEAYEQVEGGLKGLVIGEVLTAEAHPNADRLKKTTVDIGHGEVKPIVCGAPNVEAGQKVVVATVGAKLFPAGGDAFEIKKAKIRGEVSEGMICAEDEIGMGASHEGIMVLDTDLPNGTPASRYFNIYEDQVLEIGLTPNRADAASHIGVARDLRALLRKELQWPSVDNFIVDNQELPIQVEVENTDACPRYSGVTISGVTVKESPQWLQQRLKAIGLVPINNVVDITNFVLHEVGQPLHAFDADAISGDKVVVKTMPAGSTFTTLDEKERQLQAEDLMICNAEEGMCIAGVFGGVKSGVKESTKNIFLESAYFSPEYIRRTAQHHSLKTDASFRYERGTDPRITIYALKRAALLIKELGGGCISSDIVDIYPKPVEDFSVKMAYKNIDRLIGKKLERDEIKSILQNLDIEVKEEHEQGFTAVVPPYRVDVQREADVIEEILRIYGYDEVETSAHLSADFLSSFPEMDSDKLQARISEMMVGNGFYEIITNSLTKPAYAEALDKGEHSVEVLNKLSEELGVMRQSLIFSGLEVMAYNISHRKRNLKFFEFGKTYQKSEGRYLEKRQLAIFMCGQQQAESWQAPNQEVSFHSLSSIIRKIFNRFDIVDPAQKVLDDPKFSYGLDYQLDGKSIGQAGLLHPKLAALAGVKQSVFFASIDWPTLLDNVRKVSAKERLIYQEISKFPEVRRDLSLVLDKQQGFSQVESVAKKYSNALVKDINVFDIYEGENIGPGKKAYALSFVLQDAEKTLTDKVIDKTMNKLIKVFEKELGAVIRK comes from the coding sequence ATGAAGATATCTGTTAATTGGCTGCAAGACTACATCAACTTTGACCAAAATACGGAAGAAATCAGCCATAGGCTGACGATGTCAGGATTAGAAGTAGAAGGAATAGAAGCATATGAGCAGGTAGAAGGAGGGCTCAAAGGCTTGGTAATAGGCGAAGTGCTCACGGCTGAAGCTCACCCTAATGCTGATCGCCTTAAAAAAACAACTGTAGATATTGGGCATGGAGAAGTGAAACCCATCGTATGTGGTGCTCCTAATGTGGAAGCAGGACAAAAAGTAGTAGTGGCTACTGTGGGTGCTAAGCTATTTCCTGCAGGGGGAGATGCTTTTGAAATTAAAAAGGCAAAAATCAGAGGTGAAGTTTCCGAAGGAATGATTTGTGCCGAAGATGAAATCGGTATGGGGGCTTCCCATGAAGGGATTATGGTCCTGGATACGGATTTGCCCAACGGGACACCTGCTTCCCGATATTTCAATATTTACGAAGATCAGGTACTGGAGATTGGCCTGACACCTAATCGGGCAGACGCTGCCTCACATATTGGAGTAGCACGTGATCTTCGCGCCTTACTGCGCAAAGAGCTTCAGTGGCCTTCAGTGGATAATTTCATAGTAGACAATCAGGAATTGCCAATACAGGTAGAGGTTGAGAATACGGACGCTTGTCCCCGTTATTCAGGAGTTACCATTAGTGGAGTAACAGTAAAGGAATCTCCGCAGTGGTTACAGCAGCGCCTTAAGGCAATTGGGCTGGTGCCCATCAATAATGTTGTTGATATTACCAATTTTGTGTTACATGAAGTAGGACAACCCTTGCATGCCTTTGACGCAGATGCTATCAGCGGAGATAAAGTAGTGGTCAAGACAATGCCTGCAGGAAGCACTTTCACTACACTGGATGAAAAAGAGCGCCAGTTACAGGCAGAGGACCTGATGATATGCAATGCTGAAGAAGGGATGTGTATAGCAGGGGTATTTGGTGGAGTAAAATCAGGCGTAAAAGAAAGTACTAAAAATATCTTCTTAGAAAGTGCCTATTTCTCTCCTGAGTATATTCGTAGAACAGCCCAACACCACAGTCTTAAAACCGATGCCTCTTTTCGTTACGAGCGAGGAACAGATCCCAGGATCACTATTTATGCCCTAAAAAGAGCGGCTCTACTGATCAAGGAGCTGGGAGGAGGCTGTATTTCATCAGATATCGTAGATATTTATCCTAAGCCTGTAGAAGACTTCAGCGTAAAAATGGCTTATAAGAATATTGATCGCTTGATCGGAAAAAAGCTTGAGCGTGACGAGATTAAATCTATTTTGCAAAATCTGGATATTGAGGTGAAAGAAGAACATGAGCAGGGCTTCACTGCTGTCGTGCCGCCCTATCGGGTAGATGTACAACGAGAAGCAGATGTAATTGAAGAGATTTTACGAATTTATGGCTATGATGAGGTTGAGACCTCTGCGCATCTGAGTGCAGATTTTCTCTCCAGCTTCCCTGAAATGGATTCGGATAAGTTACAGGCCCGTATCAGTGAGATGATGGTTGGTAATGGGTTCTATGAAATTATTACTAATTCTCTTACCAAACCTGCTTACGCTGAGGCTCTGGATAAAGGAGAGCATTCAGTAGAGGTACTTAATAAACTGAGCGAAGAATTAGGCGTAATGCGTCAGAGCCTTATTTTCAGCGGATTAGAGGTGATGGCATACAATATTAGCCACCGAAAGAGAAATCTTAAGTTTTTTGAGTTTGGTAAAACGTATCAAAAATCAGAAGGCAGATATCTGGAAAAAAGACAGTTGGCCATATTTATGTGTGGTCAGCAGCAAGCTGAGAGTTGGCAAGCGCCCAATCAAGAAGTATCTTTTCACAGTTTGTCTTCGATAATTAGAAAAATATTTAATAGGTTTGATATAGTCGATCCTGCGCAAAAGGTACTTGATGACCCTAAGTTTAGCTATGGCTTGGATTATCAGCTGGATGGAAAGTCAATAGGTCAGGCTGGTTTACTTCATCCCAAACTGGCAGCACTTGCTGGTGTAAAGCAATCTGTCTTCTTTGCGAGTATAGACTGGCCCACCTTGTTAGATAATGTGAGAAAAGTAAGCGCTAAAGAAAGGTTAATCTATCAGGAAATATCTAAATTCCCTGAAGTAAGAAGAGACTTATCTTTAGTATTGGATAAACAGCAGGGCTTTAGCCAAGTTGAGTCAGTAGCGAAAAAATACAGCAATGCCCTGGTCAAGGACATAAATGTATTTGATATTTACGAAGGAGAAAATATTGGGCCTGGTAAAAAAGCTTATGCGCTTAGTTTTGTGCTGCAGGATGCGGAAAAGACCCTTACGGACAAAGTGATAGATAAGACAATGAATAAGCTGATAAAGGTCTTTGAAAAAGAGTTGGGTGCTGTAATAAGAAAATAA
- a CDS encoding DUF493 family protein, translating into MARTVDFEAFKQKLDGTHKWPSLYMFKFIVPRGKEDEVFALFPKNKLTTKESSNGNYVSVTAKVMMGSSDAVMEKYVEADKIDGVLAL; encoded by the coding sequence ATGGCAAGAACAGTTGATTTTGAGGCATTCAAGCAAAAACTAGATGGAACACACAAATGGCCATCTCTTTATATGTTTAAGTTCATCGTTCCCCGGGGAAAAGAGGATGAAGTATTTGCTCTTTTCCCAAAAAATAAACTAACGACTAAGGAGTCCAGTAATGGAAACTACGTAAGCGTTACCGCCAAAGTCATGATGGGTTCCAGTGATGCAGTAATGGAGAAATATGTTGAGGCCGATAAAATTGATGGTGTATTGGCATTATAG
- a CDS encoding 4a-hydroxytetrahydrobiopterin dehydratase — protein sequence MWKEEENKLKKTFEFKDFVSAFGFMSKVAIVAEKMNHHPNWSNTYNTVSFALSTHDAGDKVTDKDHKLAEAIDKLA from the coding sequence ATGTGGAAAGAAGAAGAAAACAAGCTAAAAAAGACTTTTGAGTTTAAAGACTTTGTATCAGCATTTGGTTTTATGTCAAAAGTGGCTATCGTAGCCGAGAAAATGAACCATCATCCTAACTGGAGCAATACTTATAATACTGTGAGCTTTGCGTTAAGTACACATGATGCTGGTGATAAAGTAACTGATAAGGATCATAAGCTGGCAGAAGCTATAGATAAGCTTGCCTAG
- the rsmI gene encoding 16S rRNA (cytidine(1402)-2'-O)-methyltransferase: MQETANLFLVPTPIGNLEDISLRALRILKEVDTILAEDTRKSGILLKHYSIATKQQSYHAFNEHRALDKLVERLKAGERMALITDAGTPAISDPGFLLVRECLAHGVEVECLPGTTAFVPALVKSGLPADRFTFEGFLPHKKGRQTKLQQLSEETRTMIFYESPHRLLKSLQQFAEFFGEERRASVSRELTKLHEETINGTLAELVRNYSETKIKGEIVIVVEGKQ, encoded by the coding sequence GTGCAGGAAACAGCAAACCTTTTTTTAGTACCTACTCCCATTGGCAATCTCGAAGATATAAGCCTCCGTGCTCTTCGTATTCTCAAGGAAGTAGATACCATCCTGGCCGAAGACACCCGAAAGTCAGGAATCTTGCTGAAGCATTATAGTATCGCTACCAAACAACAAAGTTATCACGCTTTTAACGAGCATCGTGCCCTTGATAAATTGGTAGAAAGGCTAAAGGCAGGCGAAAGAATGGCCTTAATTACTGATGCCGGCACACCAGCAATCTCAGATCCCGGTTTTCTACTAGTCAGAGAGTGCTTAGCTCATGGGGTAGAGGTAGAATGCCTACCCGGTACTACTGCCTTTGTCCCTGCTTTGGTAAAATCTGGCTTACCCGCTGACCGTTTCACTTTTGAAGGTTTTCTTCCCCATAAAAAAGGTAGACAAACCAAATTACAGCAACTAAGTGAAGAAACTCGCACCATGATTTTCTATGAGTCGCCCCATCGTTTGCTGAAAAGCCTTCAACAATTTGCGGAGTTTTTTGGAGAAGAGAGAAGGGCTTCTGTTTCCAGAGAGTTGACTAAGTTGCACGAAGAAACTATTAATGGAACATTAGCTGAATTAGTACGAAACTATTCTGAAACTAAAATTAAAGGAGAAATTGTCATCGTTGTTGAAGGAAAACAATAA
- the lnt gene encoding apolipoprotein N-acyltransferase — protein sequence MKENNKPAFRKKYELLILSLISGFLFWLGWPVKPFPFLLFFAIAPVFAIEDYITSGNYKHPARTFYGYLYLTTFLWNITTTWWVYHSTVVGAIFMLFANAALMTIPFVLFRITKKYAGANWGYFGFVLYWITFEYIHLNWDISWPWLTLGNGFASFPEWVQWYEFTGVFGGTLWILLANIAFYFVFLKDRALQNRQFRWRSFVLTLLWLLIPIMYSYIRYANYESKGEEKEVVILQPNIDPFTEKFIGSENFIPFEDQLEIFIELSEQKITPQTRFLIWPETAFDGIYNEETINSNGLIQRIKKFKANYPQLALLTGMTTFVLYEDEQEATPTARYREDVGYFDVFNTAFYLNEDNEITFYHKSKLVPGVEIMPYPQVLGFVSDLLFSLGGTSGGFGRQDERTVFESEEGVSMAPAICYESIYGDFMAEYIRNGANTIFIITNDGWWGNTPGHRQHLAYATLRAIELRRSIARSANTGISAFINQRGDILQATQYWEQDVFRGTIMVSEQLTFYARYGDYIARTTAWLSIFVFLAAVVKRQLLKNA from the coding sequence TTGAAGGAAAACAATAAGCCGGCTTTCAGAAAAAAATACGAACTGCTGATCTTATCTCTTATCAGTGGTTTTTTGTTCTGGCTGGGCTGGCCCGTCAAGCCTTTTCCATTTTTACTATTCTTTGCGATTGCTCCTGTCTTCGCTATTGAAGATTATATCACATCAGGAAATTATAAGCATCCCGCACGTACTTTCTACGGATACCTTTATCTGACAACCTTTCTCTGGAATATCACTACTACCTGGTGGGTCTATCATTCTACTGTGGTAGGAGCTATTTTTATGCTCTTTGCCAATGCGGCGCTGATGACCATTCCTTTCGTACTGTTTCGCATTACCAAAAAATATGCGGGAGCTAACTGGGGTTATTTTGGCTTTGTGCTCTACTGGATCACTTTTGAGTACATCCATCTCAACTGGGATATTTCCTGGCCCTGGCTTACCCTGGGGAATGGCTTCGCCTCTTTTCCTGAATGGGTGCAGTGGTATGAATTTACCGGGGTATTTGGTGGGACCCTCTGGATACTACTCGCCAACATCGCCTTTTACTTCGTCTTTCTGAAAGATCGAGCCCTTCAGAACCGGCAGTTTCGCTGGAGAAGTTTTGTGCTCACCCTTCTATGGCTGCTCATTCCTATCATGTATTCTTACATTCGCTATGCTAATTACGAAAGCAAGGGAGAAGAAAAAGAAGTAGTAATATTACAGCCGAATATTGATCCCTTTACCGAAAAGTTTATCGGCTCAGAAAATTTCATTCCTTTTGAGGATCAATTAGAGATATTCATCGAGCTCTCAGAACAAAAAATCACTCCACAGACCCGTTTTCTTATCTGGCCTGAAACTGCCTTTGATGGGATTTACAATGAAGAAACCATCAATAGTAATGGCCTGATTCAACGCATCAAAAAATTCAAAGCCAACTATCCTCAGCTCGCCCTACTCACCGGCATGACAACTTTTGTGCTGTACGAAGACGAGCAAGAAGCTACACCAACCGCCCGTTATCGGGAAGATGTGGGGTATTTTGATGTCTTCAATACTGCCTTTTATCTGAATGAAGATAATGAGATCACTTTCTATCACAAGTCTAAGCTGGTCCCGGGCGTAGAAATCATGCCTTACCCTCAAGTACTTGGCTTTGTTTCTGACCTGCTTTTCAGTCTGGGAGGGACTTCCGGAGGTTTTGGTCGGCAGGATGAACGTACTGTTTTTGAAAGTGAGGAAGGAGTAAGTATGGCCCCAGCGATCTGTTATGAGTCTATCTATGGCGATTTTATGGCAGAATACATCCGTAATGGTGCTAATACTATTTTTATCATTACTAATGATGGTTGGTGGGGCAATACCCCCGGCCACAGGCAGCACCTGGCTTATGCTACGCTGAGAGCTATTGAGCTCAGAAGAAGTATTGCCCGTTCCGCTAATACCGGAATTTCTGCGTTTATCAACCAGCGGGGAGATATACTGCAGGCTACCCAATATTGGGAGCAGGATGTATTTCGCGGTACTATTATGGTGTCAGAACAACTCACCTTTTACGCCCGTTATGGTGATTATATTGCCAGGACTACAGCATGGCTCTCAATTTTTGTATTTTTGGCAGCAGTAGTCAAACGTCAGCTTTTAAAAAACGCCTAA
- a CDS encoding inositol monophosphatase family protein → MDLYVTLKETLKVVKETGNFIHTEAQKFNLSSIEYKGKNDLVSYVDKEAEKLLVAGLESIVPAAGFITEEGTAEKGRAEQYNWVIDPVDGTTNYVHGIPLYSISVALMEGDEVVLGAIYEPNRDEMFYSIKGDKAYLNSKEISVSPVQKLEESLIATGFPYSKLQNVPAYIKIVEELMQKTHGLRRMGSAAIDLAYVACGRFEGFFEYNLKPWDVAAGGFLVQQAGGKVSTFRSGSDFIFGKELVAGCAIHSSFAEVVNRHWYPAD, encoded by the coding sequence ATGGATTTATACGTTACGCTCAAAGAGACACTAAAAGTAGTTAAAGAAACAGGAAATTTTATTCACACCGAAGCCCAAAAGTTTAACCTTTCTTCTATTGAGTATAAAGGCAAAAATGACCTGGTCTCATATGTAGATAAAGAAGCTGAAAAACTTTTGGTGGCAGGTTTGGAAAGCATTGTTCCTGCTGCAGGCTTTATTACTGAAGAAGGGACGGCTGAAAAAGGTAGAGCAGAGCAGTACAACTGGGTAATAGACCCGGTAGATGGCACTACAAACTATGTGCATGGTATTCCTCTATACTCTATCAGCGTGGCACTAATGGAAGGTGATGAAGTAGTCCTGGGAGCAATCTATGAACCTAATCGCGATGAAATGTTCTATTCTATTAAGGGAGATAAAGCTTATTTGAACTCAAAAGAAATCAGCGTCTCTCCGGTTCAAAAGTTAGAAGAAAGCCTAATTGCCACAGGGTTTCCCTATTCCAAACTTCAGAATGTTCCCGCTTACATTAAGATCGTAGAGGAACTCATGCAAAAAACGCATGGCTTACGCCGGATGGGTAGTGCTGCCATAGACCTGGCTTATGTAGCTTGTGGAAGATTTGAAGGATTCTTTGAGTACAATCTAAAACCCTGGGACGTAGCCGCTGGTGGCTTTCTGGTACAGCAGGCCGGGGGAAAAGTGAGTACTTTCAGATCTGGTTCGGATTTTATTTTTGGCAAAGAACTGGTAGCCGGATGCGCAATCCATTCATCTTTTGCAGAAGTAGTAAACAGGCATTGGTACCCGGCTGATTGA
- a CDS encoding GAF domain-containing protein yields MREQKSLHSTADYSFKEVNQQSNNIIQIALGLYFLWGLGLAPVYDTWFIALSIGPLSLLLYYVPLWLLPERKLHHYMAGISFSVFMAQFIYQMHGLFEMHFFAFIGVILLITYQDWKIFIPATLFIVVHHGAFAYLQYAGMEEIYFTQLAFMDLSTFIIHVSLAAVIIGLCAFWAYDFGKKTKAMMEGRVQIEKQLKLADSNISIATEIAEGNLALEIDEKQTSDKLGQALLHMLEKLREADQREKLEKFINQGITGIHDILRKKELSLSEASDAVLQYLVRYVGANQGSLFVHKPQTKTLELLSCYAYDKKKHVEKELAYGQGLIGQTFLEKETILLKEVPESYVHITSGLGKATPRFLILVPLKVNETVVGVFELAFFKTITDDIIQLLELSAEHIGSEILAAQKAEEMKSLLGQSQENTEQMRAQEEEMRQNMEELQATQEELARKENEYLAEIAALKEQLGALKEV; encoded by the coding sequence ATGAGGGAACAAAAAAGTTTACATTCAACAGCAGATTATTCTTTCAAAGAAGTAAATCAGCAGTCAAATAATATTATACAAATTGCTTTAGGCCTGTATTTTCTATGGGGTTTAGGTTTAGCTCCGGTTTATGATACCTGGTTTATAGCCCTGAGCATAGGTCCTTTAAGTTTGTTATTATATTATGTCCCTCTGTGGTTACTTCCCGAAAGGAAGCTTCATCATTACATGGCAGGCATTTCTTTTTCAGTATTCATGGCTCAGTTTATTTATCAGATGCATGGATTATTTGAGATGCATTTTTTTGCCTTCATCGGAGTCATCTTGCTGATTACTTACCAGGACTGGAAAATATTTATTCCCGCTACTTTATTTATTGTTGTCCATCATGGAGCTTTTGCCTACTTGCAGTATGCAGGTATGGAGGAAATCTATTTTACGCAATTGGCTTTCATGGATCTCAGTACTTTTATCATTCATGTAAGCTTGGCAGCGGTGATTATTGGCTTGTGCGCTTTCTGGGCTTATGATTTTGGAAAAAAAACTAAAGCGATGATGGAGGGTAGAGTGCAGATTGAAAAACAATTAAAACTTGCAGATAGTAACATCAGCATTGCCACAGAAATTGCAGAAGGGAACTTAGCCCTGGAGATTGACGAAAAACAGACCTCAGATAAACTAGGGCAGGCATTGCTTCACATGTTAGAAAAATTGCGTGAAGCAGATCAAAGAGAAAAGCTTGAAAAATTTATCAATCAGGGTATTACGGGAATACATGATATTCTTAGAAAGAAAGAACTCTCACTGAGTGAAGCTTCAGATGCCGTATTACAATATCTTGTCAGGTATGTAGGTGCAAACCAGGGATCATTATTTGTACATAAACCACAGACCAAAACACTAGAACTATTAAGCTGCTATGCATATGACAAGAAAAAGCATGTGGAAAAGGAGCTAGCGTATGGTCAGGGTTTGATAGGACAAACCTTTTTAGAAAAAGAAACCATTTTATTGAAAGAAGTTCCAGAGTCTTATGTCCATATCACTTCTGGCTTGGGAAAAGCCACACCGCGCTTCCTGATTCTCGTACCTCTTAAGGTTAATGAAACCGTAGTAGGGGTCTTTGAATTAGCTTTCTTTAAAACGATTACGGATGATATCATTCAACTTTTAGAACTTTCAGCGGAGCATATTGGGTCAGAAATTTTAGCTGCTCAGAAAGCAGAAGAGATGAAATCTTTGCTTGGGCAAAGCCAGGAAAACACTGAGCAGATGCGTGCGCAGGAAGAAGAGATGAGACAAAATATGGAAGAGCTACAGGCTACTCAGGAAGAACTGGCCAGAAAAGAAAATGAATATCTGGCCGAAATAGCGGCTTTAAAAGAGCAGCTTGGTGCGCTAAAAGAAGTTTAG